The following proteins come from a genomic window of Caloenas nicobarica isolate bCalNic1 chromosome 24, bCalNic1.hap1, whole genome shotgun sequence:
- the LOC135998174 gene encoding 1-acyl-sn-glycerol-3-phosphate acyltransferase alpha-like has protein sequence MMEVVLLHGLLLLLPLAALLLYRYNATFHYFCKVAFFHCWLVVMATVLFPLALLRGRSVENMKLLRVAIRPLKHFYGIKMQVWGSEHLNTKEPYVMVCNHQAFLDLMGMVEFLPDRCVPIAKKELIYMGIVGWACWLSGIIFINRHKTEDAIYVISRTASTMRRENLRVLIFPEGTRNEGKSMLPFKRGAFHLAVQAQVPIIPIVISPYWDFFSSKDKKFTSGTCTIRIFPRVETQGLSPKDVPELTDTVRQAMADAFAEMSAGHHGDHHAEQRLHCTRASAGRGTENLQCDKDTTRTSN, from the exons GGCAGCCCTGCTGCTTTACCGGTACAATGCCACCTTCCACTACTTCTGCAAGGTGGCTTTCTTCCACTGCTGGCTTGTGGTCATGGCCACCGTCCTCTTCCCCTTGGCTCTCCTTCGGGGACGCTCCGTGGAGAACATGAA GCTCCTGCGTGTTGCCATCCGGCCCCTCAAACACTTCTATGGCATCAAGATGCAGGTGTGGGGCTCTGAGCATCTGAACACCAAGGAGCCCTATGTGATGGTTTGCAACCACCAAGCTTTCCTTGACCTCATGG GCATGGTGGAGTTCCTTCCCGACCGCTGCGTGCCCATTGCCAAGAAGGAGCTCATCTACATGGGCATCGTGGGGTGGGCCTGCTGGCTCAGTGGCATCATCTTTATCAACCGCCACAAAACAGAAGATGCGATCTATGTCATCTCCCGGACGGCTAGCACCATGCGGCGTGAAAAT CTCCGAGTGTTGATTTTCCCTGAAGGTACCAGGAATGAGGGCAAATCCATGCTGCCCTTCAAGCGCGGGGCTTTCCACTTGGCCGTGCAAGCACAG GttcccattatccccattgtgATCTCCCCGTACTGGGACTTCTTCAGCTCCAAGGACAAGAAATTCACTTCTG gGACGTGCACCATCCGAATCTTCCCCAGGGTAGAAACCCAGGGCCTGAGTCCAAAGGATGTCCCCGAGCTGACAGACACTGTCCGCCAGGCCATGGCTGATGCCTTTGCCGAGATGTCTGCAGGTCACCATGGGGACCATCATGCTGAGCAGCGCTTGCACTGCACCAGGGCCAGTGCTGGCAGGGGGACAGAAAACCTTCAGTGTGACAAGGACACAACCAGGACCAGCAATTAG